The following are encoded in a window of Flavobacterium psychrotrophum genomic DNA:
- a CDS encoding M1 family metallopeptidase, whose translation MKKRLLLPVLLLAITASAQHFTRRDSLQGGLRPERTSYDVQHYGLDITIDIDKKFIKGYNEIVFNTVTATSKIQVDLFENMKVDSIVYNKQKLTYKRDNDAVFITFPKKLEKGSEETIRFYYSGNPVIAKNAPWDGGFVFTKDGAGKPWVGVAVQGTGASLWYPVKDHQTDEPDRGATIKVAVPNGLMNVSNGRFTGSTDLKNGYTRWDWEVKNPINNYDITVNIADYAHIHDTQNGLDLDYYVLRANEEKAKKQFTQVKTMLQCFEQKFGPYPFREDGYKLVETPYLGMEHQSAVAYGNKYKMGYMGMDLSYTGLGNNFDYIIVHESGHEWFGNSITSKDIADMWIHEGFTTYSETVFVECTRSYDDALNYINGQRQNVQNDKPAVGIFGVNDEGSGDKYFKGALMINTLRSIVNDDNKWWKIIYDFSTTFKKKVIDTKDVTDFFNKQTGMNLTPIFNQYLRYTEIPILEMKLTAGNLEYRWKANEPNFAMPVDITVNGKIIRLNGTQTWQKQKTTAKSFSDVQVANLRFYIKVNTL comes from the coding sequence ATGAAAAAAAGGTTATTGCTACCTGTTTTACTACTTGCTATTACCGCATCTGCCCAGCACTTTACAAGGCGCGACAGCCTGCAGGGTGGCCTGCGACCTGAGCGTACCAGTTATGATGTACAGCATTATGGCCTGGATATTACCATAGACATTGATAAAAAATTTATTAAAGGCTATAACGAGATTGTATTTAATACCGTTACTGCTACATCTAAAATACAGGTAGACCTTTTTGAGAATATGAAGGTAGACAGCATTGTATACAACAAACAAAAGCTTACCTATAAGCGCGATAATGATGCTGTATTTATAACATTCCCTAAAAAGCTTGAAAAAGGCAGTGAAGAAACCATACGTTTTTATTATTCAGGTAATCCGGTAATTGCTAAAAATGCCCCGTGGGATGGTGGTTTTGTATTTACAAAAGATGGAGCAGGCAAACCATGGGTAGGCGTTGCCGTACAGGGTACCGGCGCAAGCCTTTGGTATCCTGTTAAAGACCACCAGACGGATGAGCCTGATCGTGGTGCAACCATTAAAGTAGCTGTACCAAATGGATTGATGAACGTAAGCAACGGCCGCTTTACAGGCAGTACCGATCTTAAAAATGGCTATACCCGTTGGGATTGGGAGGTAAAAAACCCAATCAACAATTATGACATTACCGTAAACATTGCTGATTACGCACACATTCATGATACCCAAAACGGGCTTGACCTTGATTATTATGTACTTCGCGCTAACGAAGAGAAAGCTAAAAAGCAGTTTACACAGGTTAAGACCATGCTCCAATGTTTTGAGCAAAAATTTGGCCCTTACCCTTTTAGGGAAGACGGCTACAAACTGGTAGAAACCCCTTACCTGGGTATGGAACACCAGAGTGCCGTGGCTTATGGCAACAAATACAAAATGGGCTATATGGGTATGGATCTTTCATACACGGGCCTGGGCAATAACTTTGATTATATTATAGTACACGAAAGCGGGCACGAATGGTTTGGTAACAGCATTACCAGTAAAGACATAGCCGATATGTGGATACACGAGGGCTTTACTACTTATAGCGAAACCGTGTTTGTAGAATGCACAAGGAGCTATGATGATGCTCTTAACTACATTAACGGGCAGCGCCAAAACGTACAGAATGACAAACCTGCAGTAGGTATCTTTGGGGTGAATGATGAAGGCAGCGGCGACAAGTATTTTAAAGGTGCCCTGATGATTAATACCCTGCGCAGCATTGTAAACGATGATAATAAATGGTGGAAGATAATTTATGACTTTTCTACTACGTTTAAAAAGAAGGTTATAGACACTAAAGATGTAACCGACTTTTTTAACAAGCAAACAGGTATGAATCTTACCCCTATATTCAACCAATACCTGCGTTATACCGAAATTCCTATACTGGAAATGAAACTTACCGCCGGTAACCTTGAGTACCGATGGAAAGCCAACGAACCTAACTTTGCCATGCCGGTAGATATTACAGTAAATGGTAAGATAATTCGCCTTAACGGTACACAAACCTGGCAGAAACAAAAAACTACAGCTAAAAGTTTTAGCGATGTACAGGTAGCAAACCTTCGGTTCTATATCAAAGTTAATACCTTATAA
- a CDS encoding MFS transporter — translation MVLPEKGSKKLLNAWAFYDWANSVYSLVIASAVFPIFYDQIFPKGTMVPVFGTTMKSTALMSFTTAFAFLIVAFISPLLSGIADYAGNKKNFLKTFCYIGALSCIGLYWFDSDNLYFSLLCYLFGLIGFWGSLVFYNSYLPDIAYPEQQDAISAKGYSMGYIGSVILLVLNLAMVMFPKAFHLENAMQAMRISFISVGVWWIGFSQYTYLYLPKGARANKVTGDVLLNGFKELRKVWAQMGDNRTLKRYLSAFFVYSMAVQTVMLAATYFGAEEIAWPNDDAKSMGLIISILLIQLIAVAGALITSKLSAKFGNIKTLIGINIVWAVICTCAYFVTLPIHFYVTAAFVGLVMGGIQSLSRSTYSKFLPETTDTASYFSFYDVTEKIGIVIGMVLYGAIDQMFGSMRYSVVFLTVFFVVGVLLLLRVPKKN, via the coding sequence ATGGTACTACCCGAAAAAGGCAGTAAAAAGCTGCTTAACGCATGGGCGTTTTACGACTGGGCAAACTCTGTATACAGCCTTGTAATAGCCTCGGCGGTGTTCCCTATATTCTACGACCAGATATTTCCTAAAGGTACAATGGTACCGGTATTTGGCACAACCATGAAGAGCACCGCGCTAATGAGTTTTACTACAGCCTTTGCTTTTCTTATTGTAGCCTTTATATCGCCATTACTATCTGGTATTGCAGACTATGCCGGTAATAAAAAGAATTTCCTTAAGACATTTTGCTATATTGGTGCGCTTTCGTGTATAGGCTTGTATTGGTTTGACAGCGATAATTTATATTTCAGTTTACTGTGCTATCTGTTCGGGCTAATTGGCTTTTGGGGTAGTTTAGTGTTTTATAACTCTTACCTGCCGGATATTGCTTATCCGGAGCAGCAGGATGCCATAAGTGCTAAAGGCTATTCTATGGGATACATAGGCAGTGTTATATTGCTGGTGCTTAACCTGGCTATGGTAATGTTTCCTAAGGCCTTTCATTTAGAAAATGCAATGCAGGCGATGCGTATCTCATTTATATCGGTAGGGGTATGGTGGATTGGCTTTAGCCAGTATACTTACTTGTACCTGCCCAAGGGCGCCAGGGCAAATAAAGTTACCGGCGATGTATTGCTGAATGGTTTTAAAGAACTGCGCAAGGTGTGGGCACAAATGGGCGATAACCGTACCCTAAAACGCTACCTGAGTGCTTTTTTTGTATACAGCATGGCAGTACAAACGGTTATGCTTGCTGCTACTTATTTTGGTGCCGAAGAAATTGCCTGGCCTAATGATGATGCTAAAAGCATGGGGTTAATAATCAGTATATTGCTTATACAGCTTATTGCAGTTGCAGGCGCGCTAATTACGTCGAAACTTTCGGCTAAGTTTGGTAATATTAAAACCCTTATAGGTATTAATATTGTATGGGCGGTAATATGTACCTGTGCTTATTTTGTAACTTTACCCATACATTTTTATGTTACTGCAGCCTTTGTAGGTTTGGTTATGGGCGGCATCCAGAGCCTATCGCGCAGTACATATTCTAAATTCCTGCCGGAAACTACAGATACTGCCTCTTACTTTAGCTTTTATGACGTTACCGAAAAAATAGGCATTGTAATAGGTATGGTACTTTATGGAGCAATAGACCAAATGTTTGGCAGTATGCGCTACTCAGTAGTATTCTTAACGGTTTTCTTTGTGGTAGGGGTATTGCTTTTACTAAGGGTTCCTAAAAAGAATTAA
- the arsC gene encoding arsenate reductase (glutaredoxin) (This arsenate reductase requires both glutathione and glutaredoxin to convert arsenate to arsenite, after which the efflux transporter formed by ArsA and ArsB can extrude the arsenite from the cell, providing resistance.) — translation MLTIYHNPRCSKSREGLQLIESLNLPFTIHKYLDTPPTKDELTAIIAKLGIKPIDLVRQKEEIWKQNYKGKDLITDQVIDAMVQHPNLIERPIVINGDKAVIARPAEKVQEIL, via the coding sequence ATGCTTACTATATACCATAACCCACGCTGCAGTAAATCGCGCGAAGGGCTGCAACTTATTGAATCTCTGAACCTGCCGTTTACCATACATAAATATCTTGACACGCCTCCTACAAAGGATGAACTTACTGCCATTATAGCCAAACTGGGTATAAAACCCATTGACCTTGTGCGACAAAAAGAAGAAATCTGGAAACAAAACTACAAAGGTAAAGACCTTATTACAGACCAGGTTATTGATGCTATGGTACAACATCCTAACCTTATAGAACGCCCCATAGTTATAAATGGTGATAAGGCTGTTATAGCCCGCCCCGCCGAAAAGGTACAGGAAATACTGTAA
- a CDS encoding dihydrolipoamide acetyltransferase family protein, with protein sequence MAKFELKLPKMGESVAEATITNWLKKVGDHIAADEAVLEIATDKVDSEVPSEVSGTLSEILFNVNDVVQVGQTIAYIQTEGGVVVDAPQESSAEAIPHVATLEQAVAVARETVATPEDFSGSDKFFSPLVKNIAKEEGVSLAELEGITGTGKDGRVTKNDILEYVEQRKKAPKAEISNNNIQISNAQPVTSTQQPVAAKAAPVSVNGGNEIVEMDRMRKLISGYMVQSVQTSAHVQSFIEVDVTNIVKWRDKVKTAFEKREGEKLTFTPIFMEAVAKALKDFPGMNISVDGDYIIKKKNINLGMAAALPNGNLIVPVIKNADQLNLVGMAKAVNDLGNRAKAGKLKPDDTQGGTYTVTNVGTFGSVFGTPIINQPQVGILALGAIRKVPAVIETPDGDFIGIRQKMFLSHSYDHRVVDGALGGSFVKRVAEYLEAFDANRDF encoded by the coding sequence ATGGCAAAGTTTGAGTTGAAATTACCCAAGATGGGAGAAAGTGTTGCTGAGGCAACCATAACTAACTGGCTTAAAAAGGTGGGCGACCACATTGCAGCCGATGAGGCTGTGCTTGAAATAGCTACCGATAAGGTTGACAGCGAGGTACCGTCTGAAGTGTCGGGTACGCTTTCAGAAATATTGTTTAATGTAAACGATGTGGTGCAGGTAGGCCAGACAATAGCCTATATTCAAACCGAAGGCGGTGTAGTAGTTGATGCTCCACAAGAATCATCGGCAGAGGCTATTCCGCACGTTGCAACCCTTGAGCAGGCTGTAGCCGTTGCCAGGGAAACAGTAGCTACGCCTGAAGATTTTTCGGGTTCGGATAAATTCTTTTCGCCACTGGTAAAAAATATTGCCAAAGAAGAGGGTGTAAGCTTGGCTGAACTTGAAGGCATAACAGGAACCGGTAAAGATGGCCGCGTTACTAAAAATGATATACTGGAGTATGTAGAGCAAAGGAAGAAAGCTCCAAAAGCTGAAATTTCAAATAACAATATCCAAATATCAAACGCGCAGCCGGTAACAAGCACGCAGCAACCTGTAGCAGCAAAAGCAGCTCCTGTTAGTGTTAACGGAGGTAACGAGATTGTGGAGATGGACCGTATGCGTAAGCTTATATCGGGCTATATGGTGCAGAGCGTGCAAACATCTGCTCACGTGCAGTCGTTTATTGAGGTAGATGTTACCAATATTGTAAAATGGAGGGATAAGGTTAAAACTGCGTTTGAAAAACGTGAGGGCGAAAAGCTAACCTTTACCCCAATATTTATGGAAGCTGTTGCTAAGGCGCTTAAAGACTTCCCGGGGATGAACATTAGCGTAGATGGCGATTACATTATCAAAAAGAAAAATATTAACCTGGGTATGGCCGCGGCCCTGCCTAATGGTAACCTTATAGTACCGGTTATTAAAAATGCCGACCAGCTAAACCTTGTGGGTATGGCTAAGGCTGTTAACGACCTTGGTAACCGCGCTAAAGCGGGTAAACTTAAACCGGATGATACCCAGGGTGGTACATACACTGTAACTAACGTGGGTACGTTTGGCAGTGTGTTTGGTACGCCTATTATCAACCAGCCGCAGGTAGGTATCCTGGCGTTGGGTGCCATACGTAAAGTGCCGGCAGTAATAGAAACCCCTGATGGCGACTTTATAGGCATACGCCAAAAAATGTTCCTGTCACACAGCTATGACCACCGTGTGGTAGATGGTGCACTGGGTGGATCTTTTGTAAAACGTGTAGCCGAATATCTTGAGGCTTTTGACGCTAACCGCGACTTTTAA
- a CDS encoding CPBP family intramembrane glutamic endopeptidase produces MYIEQAYNKRFDFGKYLPIPIMFFLLMLLNYVVIIALDMDTEKLMRDEIARTGEMQVFVTAVAPLAFFLLMLLVWVKFFHKQSIRSLTTSRPRVSWKRIFFSFFLWGIASGASIVASYYLSPESFELNFQLKPFLILAAVSIVLIPMQTSFEEYLFRGYLMQGLGIATRSRLFPLLFTSIMFGLMHIANPEVEKMGYLVLVFYIGTGLFLGIITLMDEGMELALGFHAANNLVACLLVTSEWSALQTPSVFKDTSEPSAGFDILLPVIIFYPILLIVFAKVFKWTNWKEKLTGKVILTPKNELETTGHE; encoded by the coding sequence ATGTACATAGAACAGGCTTACAACAAGCGTTTTGACTTTGGAAAGTACCTTCCCATCCCCATAATGTTCTTTCTGCTTATGCTGCTAAATTATGTAGTAATTATAGCGCTTGACATGGATACCGAAAAATTAATGCGCGACGAAATAGCCAGAACCGGCGAAATGCAGGTGTTTGTTACGGCAGTAGCACCGTTGGCATTTTTTCTGCTCATGCTGCTTGTCTGGGTAAAGTTTTTCCATAAGCAAAGCATCCGTAGCCTTACCACATCTCGACCACGGGTAAGCTGGAAACGCATCTTCTTTTCATTCTTTCTTTGGGGAATAGCCAGTGGTGCATCTATAGTGGCATCATATTACTTATCTCCCGAAAGTTTCGAACTCAATTTTCAGCTCAAGCCGTTTCTTATACTTGCGGCAGTATCTATAGTATTAATACCCATGCAAACCAGTTTTGAAGAATACCTGTTTAGGGGCTACCTTATGCAGGGACTGGGCATTGCCACGCGCAGCCGTTTGTTTCCGCTGTTGTTTACATCAATAATGTTTGGGCTTATGCACATTGCCAACCCCGAGGTTGAAAAAATGGGGTATCTGGTATTGGTGTTTTACATTGGTACGGGTTTATTCCTGGGCATTATTACCCTTATGGATGAGGGTATGGAACTTGCCCTGGGCTTTCATGCCGCCAATAACCTTGTGGCCTGCCTGCTTGTAACATCTGAATGGAGCGCACTGCAAACGCCATCCGTATTTAAAGATACGTCTGAACCATCGGCAGGATTTGATATATTACTGCCTGTAATTATATTTTACCCTATATTGCTTATTGTTTTTGCTAAAGTATTTAAGTGGACCAACTGGAAAGAGAAACTAACCGGTAAAGTGATATTAACCCCTAAAAACGAACTTGAAACTACAGGCCATGAATAA
- a CDS encoding SDR family NAD(P)-dependent oxidoreductase produces MNRLKDKVAVITGGAGSIGKATAKLFLAHGAKVMLVDLGEDALKEAIAELGSENVAYTVADVTKFADAENYAQKTVERFGAIDVFFNNAGIEGVVKPLTEYPEDVFDKVLAVNVKGVWFGNKAVYPKMNDGGSIIISSSVAGLSGTAGTLAYTTSKHAVIGLMKVSALEFAERKIRVNTVNPSPVDNRMMRSLEEGFAPGHAAAVKADLEKTIPLARYAQPEEISAMVLFLASDDSKFITGTYNRVDGGMGAK; encoded by the coding sequence ATGAACCGTTTAAAAGATAAAGTCGCCGTTATAACCGGTGGCGCAGGAAGTATTGGTAAGGCTACGGCCAAATTGTTTTTAGCACATGGCGCTAAAGTAATGCTGGTAGACCTGGGAGAAGACGCGCTTAAAGAAGCTATAGCCGAACTGGGGTCTGAAAATGTAGCTTATACTGTAGCCGATGTTACAAAATTTGCCGATGCCGAAAACTATGCTCAAAAGACCGTTGAGAGATTTGGCGCTATTGATGTTTTCTTTAATAATGCAGGTATTGAAGGGGTGGTAAAACCACTTACCGAATATCCGGAAGATGTATTTGATAAAGTACTTGCCGTAAATGTAAAGGGTGTATGGTTTGGTAACAAGGCCGTTTATCCTAAAATGAATGATGGTGGCAGTATTATCATCTCATCATCTGTGGCAGGGCTATCCGGAACTGCCGGTACGCTGGCCTATACAACCAGCAAGCACGCTGTTATAGGCCTGATGAAAGTAAGCGCACTGGAATTTGCCGAACGCAAAATACGTGTAAACACGGTAAACCCATCGCCGGTTGATAACCGCATGATGCGATCGTTAGAAGAAGGTTTTGCTCCTGGCCATGCAGCAGCGGTAAAAGCCGATCTTGAGAAAACAATTCCGCTGGCACGCTATGCCCAGCCCGAAGAAATTAGTGCCATGGTACTTTTTCTTGCCTCAGATGACAGTAAATTTATTACCGGAACCTACAACCGTGTAGATGGTGGTATGGGCGCGAAGTAG
- a CDS encoding AMP-binding protein, protein MNNYMYESGFVHPRFRLNGIFLDKESLLRVAYDFIKEGADFERATGAFLLDWFDDKPYVQMKTSGTTGTPKTMKLLKRHMVNSALATADFFEAGTNARALHCLSSQFVAGKMMLVRAIIVGWDIYLAAPSSVLLEKDERQYDFAALVPLQAEYSFERLSQIKKIILGGGKVSPALAARLQQLPIDIWETYAMTETVTHIAAKRVGDPAFTTLPDVSIGTDARGCLAIDAPKVTDGIVVTNDLVDIINDTHFVWLGRFDNVINSGGIKLYPEQIEEKLSHNIQPRYFVYGLPDDTLGERLVLVIEGESFTLGEVVFEGLDKYEKPKEVLFVTEFIETGSGKIQRAETLKTIG, encoded by the coding sequence ATGAATAATTATATGTATGAAAGCGGATTTGTACACCCGCGTTTCAGGCTAAACGGCATTTTTTTAGATAAAGAAAGCCTGCTAAGGGTGGCATACGATTTTATTAAGGAGGGTGCAGATTTTGAAAGAGCTACCGGCGCTTTCCTGCTGGACTGGTTTGACGACAAGCCGTATGTACAAATGAAAACATCTGGTACTACGGGTACGCCTAAAACCATGAAGTTGCTCAAGCGGCACATGGTGAATTCTGCATTGGCTACAGCCGATTTTTTTGAAGCCGGTACTAATGCCCGTGCACTGCATTGCCTGTCGTCGCAGTTTGTGGCCGGTAAAATGATGCTGGTACGTGCTATAATTGTTGGATGGGACATTTACCTGGCAGCACCTTCTTCTGTTTTGTTAGAAAAAGATGAAAGGCAGTATGACTTCGCGGCGCTGGTGCCACTCCAGGCAGAATATAGCTTTGAAAGGCTTTCGCAGATTAAAAAAATAATATTGGGAGGCGGCAAAGTAAGCCCGGCGCTGGCTGCCCGTTTACAGCAATTGCCCATTGATATCTGGGAAACCTATGCCATGACCGAAACTGTAACTCACATTGCTGCAAAGAGGGTGGGGGACCCCGCATTCACAACATTGCCTGATGTAAGTATAGGCACTGATGCGCGTGGTTGCCTGGCAATCGATGCGCCAAAAGTAACAGATGGTATTGTAGTTACAAACGATCTTGTAGACATTATAAATGATACTCATTTTGTATGGCTTGGCCGGTTTGATAATGTTATAAACAGTGGCGGTATTAAGCTCTACCCTGAGCAGATAGAAGAAAAGTTATCCCATAACATACAGCCGCGTTATTTTGTTTATGGCCTGCCCGATGATACATTAGGTGAGAGACTCGTACTTGTAATAGAAGGTGAGTCTTTTACACTAGGTGAAGTGGTATTTGAAGGTTTAGATAAATATGAAAAACCGAAAGAGGTGCTGTTTGTTACTGAATTTATCGAAACAGGTTCGGGCAAAATACAGCGGGCTGAAACACTTAAAACTATAGGTTAA
- a CDS encoding glycosyltransferase family 2 protein — MRLSVIILNYNVRYFLHLCIASVEKAIQNIDAEIIVVDNNSPDDSCEMVKQYFPHITLIENKENSGFPKGNNIGVAAAKGEYVCILNPDTVVAEDTFEKLLAFADVTPDMGATGIKLIDGRGGFLPESKRGLPTPWVAFTKVSGLYKMFPGVKSFNQYYNVAIPEEGIGTTDILVGAFMFMKRSLYLEVGGFDEDCFMYSDDFDLSYSITKKGLLNYYYGKVTAIHFKGESTVKDGTYMRRFREAMQFFYKKHFKAYPIFDLFMRAGAFAFMFVKKNRKGDVVVPERYVLVSGDATFEAALMSQLEKPLVRVTSLTEENVFLQNAGAEIIFDAGSMRYNDMIAFMHKHGKSFTYKMRPENAGFITGSNSSDDRGQVVLVKER, encoded by the coding sequence ATGCGTTTATCTGTAATAATACTTAATTATAATGTGCGGTATTTTTTGCATCTCTGCATTGCAAGTGTAGAAAAAGCAATCCAAAATATTGATGCTGAAATTATTGTGGTCGACAATAATTCGCCAGACGATAGCTGTGAAATGGTTAAGCAGTACTTTCCGCATATTACTCTTATAGAAAATAAAGAAAATTCCGGTTTCCCGAAAGGTAATAATATAGGTGTGGCTGCTGCTAAAGGCGAGTATGTTTGTATACTTAACCCGGATACTGTAGTTGCTGAAGATACTTTTGAAAAATTACTGGCATTTGCCGATGTTACACCCGATATGGGAGCTACAGGTATTAAGCTGATTGATGGCAGGGGAGGTTTTTTACCCGAAAGCAAGCGCGGACTGCCTACGCCATGGGTAGCATTTACCAAGGTGTCAGGCTTGTACAAAATGTTTCCGGGTGTAAAATCGTTTAACCAATATTATAATGTTGCCATACCCGAAGAGGGTATAGGTACTACCGATATACTTGTGGGGGCTTTTATGTTTATGAAACGCAGCCTGTACCTTGAAGTGGGGGGCTTTGACGAGGACTGCTTTATGTATAGCGATGATTTTGACCTGTCGTACAGCATTACCAAAAAGGGATTGCTAAATTATTACTATGGTAAGGTTACAGCCATACATTTTAAAGGGGAGAGCACTGTAAAAGACGGGACATATATGAGGCGCTTTCGCGAGGCGATGCAGTTTTTTTATAAAAAGCATTTTAAAGCCTATCCTATTTTTGATCTTTTTATGCGCGCCGGTGCATTTGCATTTATGTTCGTAAAAAAGAACCGCAAGGGCGATGTTGTGGTTCCGGAGCGTTATGTTTTGGTTTCGGGCGATGCGACTTTTGAGGCTGCCCTGATGAGCCAACTTGAAAAACCATTGGTACGGGTAACATCTTTAACAGAAGAAAACGTATTTTTACAAAATGCCGGTGCAGAAATTATTTTTGATGCCGGTAGTATGCGTTATAATGATATGATTGCCTTTATGCATAAGCACGGTAAAAGCTTTACCTATAAAATGCGTCCTGAAAACGCAGGCTTTATTACAGGAAGCAATAGCAGCGACGACAGGGGGCAGGTAGTTTTAGTAAAAGAGCGATAA
- a CDS encoding patatin-like phospholipase family protein — MENKNTFHAGICMAGAISAGAYTAGVVDYLIEALEHWEKAKQLQAEEKLSGIPQHNFLIEVLGGASAGGMTAAITAAGLQQDFKPVNKHNANDDSLTKNNPLYNAWVNLKEAKDIDMMSLLLNTDDIENDTLNKKKEVRAGFNSNFIRDIASDMLDKRVTQKYQRPYIAKDLDVFTTLTNLRGFSYEITFKTSSGDRKHRMRMHRDYAFFKLDETKKNATEELPVNEDGTPATAILKPDSDGRIPVHFNAPDGLNTEVLKQAAMGTGAFPVGLESRNLIRGRSYIENSRYLNLMKNKTGAQYSFLPDGDFESLNVDGGVINNEPYEITESLLEDRHDGTQIATSAKEFNSVVLMIDPFPNDEDPEPKYVPKKAWRHVLPSILGAMRSQLMMKDEQIKRAYLDEDYTRFLIMPERYENVAGTDKKEKYAIACGSLGGFGGFFSKEFRKHDYLLGRRNCQRFLQHHFTVPQESKNPILEFGYKKVDTYGKRDIEVAAGDTKKEATLHEGQPQNETAAGTDAKTTATKTYLCIVPDIRIRGNAENGYTIETPKEEEVYDYPSIRLSYILGLKKKIIKRLLAVAKNITNSEVEEKRIETSIILKQLRKKSVLDKALFTPASKLGVKAYAAIAFFFAKGKAADTIIDTIIRDMEKRGLIKDEKR, encoded by the coding sequence ATGGAAAATAAAAATACTTTTCACGCAGGCATTTGTATGGCAGGCGCTATATCTGCCGGGGCTTATACTGCAGGCGTTGTAGATTACCTTATTGAAGCACTGGAACACTGGGAAAAAGCGAAGCAACTTCAGGCCGAAGAGAAACTAAGCGGCATACCACAGCATAACTTTCTTATAGAAGTGCTGGGCGGCGCATCGGCAGGCGGAATGACGGCAGCCATTACCGCGGCAGGCCTTCAGCAAGATTTTAAACCCGTTAACAAGCACAATGCTAACGATGACAGTTTAACAAAAAACAATCCGCTATACAACGCCTGGGTAAACCTTAAGGAGGCTAAAGATATAGACATGATGAGCCTGCTGCTAAATACCGATGATATAGAGAACGATACGCTTAATAAAAAGAAAGAGGTACGCGCAGGCTTCAACTCAAATTTTATACGCGATATTGCATCAGATATGCTGGATAAGCGCGTTACCCAAAAATACCAGCGCCCCTACATAGCTAAAGACCTTGATGTTTTTACAACACTTACCAACCTAAGGGGCTTTTCTTATGAGATAACCTTTAAAACCAGCAGTGGCGATCGCAAACACCGTATGCGCATGCACCGCGACTACGCCTTTTTTAAGCTGGATGAAACAAAAAAAAACGCTACTGAAGAGTTGCCGGTAAATGAAGATGGCACCCCGGCAACCGCCATATTAAAACCTGACAGCGATGGGCGCATACCCGTGCATTTTAATGCCCCAGACGGACTGAATACCGAAGTACTGAAACAGGCCGCTATGGGCACAGGTGCTTTCCCGGTAGGGCTTGAAAGCCGCAACCTTATTAGGGGGCGTTCCTATATTGAGAACAGCAGGTATCTTAACCTCATGAAAAATAAAACGGGCGCACAGTACAGCTTTTTGCCCGATGGCGATTTTGAGTCGCTTAATGTAGACGGTGGGGTTATTAATAATGAACCGTATGAAATTACAGAATCGCTTTTAGAAGACCGCCACGATGGTACGCAGATAGCTACGAGTGCAAAAGAGTTTAACAGCGTAGTGTTAATGATAGACCCTTTTCCTAACGATGAGGATCCTGAGCCTAAATATGTACCTAAAAAAGCCTGGCGCCATGTGTTGCCATCAATTTTAGGAGCCATGCGCAGCCAACTGATGATGAAGGATGAGCAGATAAAGCGTGCCTACCTTGACGAAGATTATACCCGTTTCCTGATAATGCCGGAGCGTTATGAGAATGTAGCCGGCACCGATAAAAAAGAAAAATATGCCATAGCCTGTGGCTCACTGGGTGGATTTGGAGGGTTCTTTAGCAAAGAGTTCCGCAAGCACGACTACCTGCTGGGCAGGCGTAATTGCCAGCGCTTTTTACAACACCATTTTACCGTACCGCAGGAAAGTAAAAATCCTATTCTAGAATTTGGTTACAAAAAGGTTGATACTTACGGCAAACGCGATATAGAAGTTGCAGCAGGCGATACCAAAAAAGAAGCTACCCTACATGAAGGCCAACCGCAAAATGAAACAGCAGCAGGTACCGATGCAAAAACTACTGCTACGAAAACGTACCTGTGCATAGTCCCGGACATCAGGATACGTGGCAATGCCGAAAATGGCTATACAATTGAGACACCGAAAGAAGAAGAGGTTTATGATTATCCGTCTATCAGGCTAAGTTATATCCTTGGGCTAAAAAAGAAAATAATAAAAAGGCTGCTCGCTGTTGCAAAGAACATTACCAATAGCGAAGTTGAAGAAAAACGCATAGAAACAAGCATCATTTTAAAGCAACTAAGAAAAAAGTCTGTACTTGATAAGGCGCTTTTTACTCCCGCATCTAAACTTGGCGTCAAAGCCTATGCGGCAATTGCATTCTTTTTTGCAAAAGGCAAAGCCGCAGATACAATTATAGATACTATTATCAGGGATATGGAAAAACGCGGCCTTATTAAAGATGAGAAGCGGTAG